A part of Streptomyces sp. DSM 40750 genomic DNA contains:
- a CDS encoding nucleotidyltransferase family protein: MTHHEAQNAAPDAVHHEGGAAGLLLAAGGGRRLGGRPKALLTHHGRPLVEHAVAALRAGGCARIHVVLGAEAAAVRARAELPGCLLVDNPEWAEGMGSSLRAGLESLAGTGADAALVSLVDQPGIGPEAVARVLATYESSAPPGRPGGALVAAAYDGRRGHPVLFGADHWAGIAATATGDQGARAYLKAHDDTITLVECGDVARPYDIDTEADLVHLE, encoded by the coding sequence ATGACGCACCACGAGGCCCAGAACGCAGCCCCTGACGCGGTTCACCACGAGGGCGGGGCCGCCGGGCTGCTGCTGGCCGCCGGCGGCGGGCGGCGCCTCGGCGGCCGCCCCAAGGCCCTGCTGACCCACCACGGCCGACCCCTGGTCGAACACGCGGTCGCGGCACTGCGGGCGGGCGGCTGCGCCAGGATCCACGTGGTTCTCGGCGCCGAGGCGGCGGCCGTACGCGCCCGGGCCGAACTCCCCGGCTGCCTATTGGTCGACAATCCGGAGTGGGCGGAGGGCATGGGCTCGTCGCTGCGCGCCGGACTGGAGTCATTGGCCGGAACGGGCGCCGACGCCGCCCTGGTCTCGCTCGTCGACCAGCCGGGCATCGGACCGGAGGCGGTGGCCCGCGTCCTGGCCACGTACGAGTCGAGTGCGCCGCCCGGCCGACCCGGCGGCGCGCTCGTCGCAGCCGCGTACGACGGGCGGCGGGGCCACCCCGTCCTCTTCGGCGCCGACCACTGGGCCGGTATCGCGGCGACTGCCACCGGCGACCAGGGGGCACGCGCCTATCTGAAGGCGCACGACGACACGATCACGCTCGTCGAGTGCGGGGACGTGGCACGGCCGTACGACATCGACACGGAGGCCGATCTGGTCCATCTGGAGTGA
- a CDS encoding DUF5955 family protein: MTGMDEDLRVAELRSAVSRLRRELAAHPAEFPDRGIAEDELAALAAMAVSGIPEVPRLRRSLLLIAGSIGSVSALSRGLAEVRTAVELFGEPPRR; this comes from the coding sequence GTGACCGGCATGGACGAGGACTTGAGGGTGGCGGAGTTGCGCTCGGCCGTGTCCCGGCTGCGTCGCGAACTCGCCGCCCATCCGGCCGAGTTCCCCGACCGGGGCATAGCCGAGGACGAGCTGGCGGCCCTCGCGGCGATGGCTGTCAGCGGGATTCCCGAGGTTCCCCGGTTGCGTCGCTCCCTGCTGCTGATCGCCGGTTCCATCGGCTCGGTCAGTGCGCTGTCGAGGGGGCTCGCGGAAGTGCGTACGGCGGTGGAGTTGTTCGGGGAGCCGCCGCGCCGCTGA